Proteins from one Paenibacillus amylolyticus genomic window:
- a CDS encoding LysM peptidoglycan-binding domain-containing protein encodes MRYSTYQSIYEPMNSEMVKSNIGYYKKVLARFKISSWMLKLAITSLIIFIGCSTVLTVFAGNENDVLPGGKIAVSQGETLWSISLEHKPTNMDTRIYIEAIKKVNQLHTTSIQVGQVLALPQFAE; translated from the coding sequence ATGAGATATTCTACTTATCAAAGCATTTATGAACCGATGAATTCGGAAATGGTGAAGTCCAACATAGGGTACTACAAGAAGGTTTTAGCGCGTTTTAAGATTTCTTCATGGATGTTAAAGCTAGCCATTACCTCTCTAATTATATTTATTGGATGCAGTACTGTTTTAACTGTATTTGCTGGCAATGAGAATGATGTTCTGCCTGGAGGGAAGATAGCTGTTTCACAAGGGGAGACATTATGGAGTATTTCTTTGGAACATAAACCGACAAATATGGATACACGCATTTATATAGAAGCAATTAAGAAAGTGAATCAACTTCATACGACTTCCATTCAAGTGGGTCAAGTACTAGCTCTACCGCAATTTGCTGAATAA
- a CDS encoding DUF896 domain-containing protein, with protein sequence MDIDSLVARINELARKQKSTGLSEEELTERAELREIYLSNIRNNFRQQLDTIEIVDDENDKGHQGKLKH encoded by the coding sequence TTGGATATAGATAGTCTGGTAGCGCGCATTAACGAATTGGCTCGGAAGCAAAAGTCCACTGGATTATCAGAGGAAGAACTTACTGAACGTGCCGAGCTAAGAGAGATTTATTTGAGCAATATCCGCAATAATTTCAGACAACAACTGGATACCATTGAGATTGTTGATGATGAGAATGACAAAGGCCACCAAGGCAAACTCAAACACTAA
- the glnA gene encoding type I glutamate--ammonia ligase, with the protein MSYTKEDILRISKEENVRFIRLQFTDLLGAIKNVEIPVSQLTKALDNKMMFDGSSIEGYVRIEESDMYLYPDLDSWLIFPWVAENRVARLICDVYLPDGNPFPGDPRGILKRNLKEAQDMGFTSFNVGPEPEFFLFKTDEKGNPTNELNDQGGYFDLAPTDLGENCRRDIVITLEEMGFEIEASHHEVAPGQHEIDFKYADALKAADQIQTFKLVVKTIARQHGLHATFMPKPLFGMNGSGMHCNQSLFKGNENAFVDESDELGLSKTARHFMAGTLKHARAFAAITNPTVNSYKRLVPGYEAPCYVAWSASNRSPMIRIPASRGLSTRVEVRNPDPAANPYLALAVLLKAGLDGIKRELSLPAPIDRNIYIMSEEERVEEGIPSLPADLKEALNELIRSEVICDALGDHALAHFYELKEIEWDMYRTQVHQWERDQYITLY; encoded by the coding sequence GTGAGTTATACAAAAGAAGACATTCTCCGCATCTCGAAAGAAGAAAACGTACGATTCATTCGATTGCAATTTACTGATTTGCTTGGAGCTATCAAAAACGTTGAGATTCCTGTGAGCCAGTTGACTAAGGCTCTGGATAACAAAATGATGTTCGATGGATCTTCCATTGAAGGTTATGTACGTATTGAAGAGTCCGACATGTACCTCTATCCAGATCTTGACTCTTGGCTTATTTTTCCATGGGTTGCAGAGAACCGTGTTGCACGCCTGATCTGTGACGTATATCTTCCGGATGGTAATCCGTTCCCAGGAGATCCACGTGGCATCTTGAAACGAAACCTGAAGGAAGCCCAAGATATGGGATTCACTTCCTTCAACGTTGGTCCTGAACCTGAATTCTTCTTGTTCAAAACGGACGAAAAAGGAAATCCAACTAACGAACTGAATGACCAAGGGGGTTATTTCGACCTTGCGCCTACGGATCTTGGTGAAAACTGTCGTCGTGACATCGTTATCACCCTTGAAGAAATGGGCTTTGAGATCGAAGCTTCCCACCATGAGGTAGCTCCAGGTCAGCATGAGATCGACTTCAAATATGCTGATGCTTTGAAAGCAGCTGACCAGATCCAAACGTTCAAACTCGTTGTTAAAACGATTGCACGTCAGCATGGTTTACATGCTACATTCATGCCTAAACCGCTGTTTGGCATGAACGGATCCGGTATGCACTGTAACCAATCCTTGTTCAAAGGCAATGAGAACGCATTCGTTGACGAGTCGGACGAGCTGGGTCTGAGCAAAACTGCACGCCACTTCATGGCTGGAACCCTGAAGCATGCACGTGCGTTTGCAGCAATTACTAACCCAACTGTGAACTCATACAAACGTCTTGTACCAGGTTATGAAGCGCCTTGTTATGTAGCATGGTCTGCCAGTAACCGTAGCCCAATGATCCGTATTCCGGCTTCCCGTGGTCTGAGCACACGTGTTGAAGTTCGTAACCCGGACCCGGCTGCTAACCCTTACCTGGCTTTGGCTGTTTTGCTGAAAGCAGGTCTGGACGGAATCAAACGTGAGCTTTCCTTACCAGCTCCAATTGACCGTAACATCTACATCATGTCAGAAGAAGAGCGTGTGGAAGAAGGCATTCCAAGCTTGCCAGCTGACCTGAAAGAAGCATTGAATGAATTGATCCGCAGCGAAGTCATTTGTGACGCTCTCGGCGACCACGCCTTGGCACACTTCTATGAGCTGAAAGAAATTGAGTGGGATATGTACCGTACACAAGTCCACCAATGGGAACGCGATCAATATATCACGTTGTACTAA
- a CDS encoding carbohydrate ABC transporter permease produces MQESRSYKVFKVFNVIFLLFVVFITLYPFLNVVAQSFSSESYINSGKVSLFPRGFNVETYKTISRDSMFWTNYKNTIIYTVVGTLISMFMTTIFAYALSKKRLMGRKFLTMFAVFTMFFSGGLIPNYVLINSLGFNNTMWALVVPGAISIYNMLIMKSFFENMPEELEEAASIDGLNTYGILLRIILPLSKAVMATMVLFYAVGHWNSWFPAFLYLDKKELFPVTIYLRNMIAGATSGATAGATSADNLTQIASNIKSVTMVLTILPILTIYPFVQRYFVTGIMLGSVKQ; encoded by the coding sequence ATGCAGGAATCCAGATCTTACAAGGTATTTAAAGTATTTAATGTTATCTTTCTGCTGTTCGTGGTATTTATAACGCTCTATCCCTTCTTAAATGTCGTGGCACAATCCTTCAGTAGTGAGTCGTATATTAATTCGGGAAAAGTTAGTCTATTCCCAAGAGGGTTCAATGTGGAGACGTACAAGACGATCTCACGTGACAGCATGTTCTGGACGAATTATAAAAATACGATTATCTACACCGTTGTAGGTACATTAATCTCCATGTTCATGACGACTATTTTCGCATATGCCTTGTCCAAAAAGAGGTTGATGGGTCGTAAGTTTTTGACCATGTTCGCCGTGTTCACGATGTTCTTTAGTGGTGGATTGATTCCAAACTATGTGTTGATTAATTCCCTTGGATTCAACAACACGATGTGGGCACTTGTTGTTCCTGGCGCAATTAGCATATACAACATGCTGATCATGAAGTCATTTTTTGAAAATATGCCTGAAGAACTGGAGGAAGCTGCCTCCATTGACGGGTTGAACACCTACGGAATCTTGTTACGCATTATTTTGCCGCTTAGTAAAGCTGTTATGGCAACGATGGTGCTGTTCTATGCAGTGGGCCATTGGAATTCCTGGTTTCCAGCCTTTCTGTATTTGGACAAAAAAGAGCTGTTCCCGGTCACCATTTATTTGCGCAATATGATTGCTGGAGCGACAAGCGGGGCGACTGCTGGAGCAACCTCAGCTGATAACCTGACACAGATTGCTTCTAACATTAAGTCAGTAACGATGGTATTAACCATCTTGCCGATACTCACCATCTATCCTTTTGTCCAAAGATATTTTGTAACCGGTATCATGTTAGGGTCTGTTAAACAGTAA
- a CDS encoding extracellular solute-binding protein has protein sequence MNRKPRKYVGKMVLATMMSVVLAACSSGNGAGGDVTEVQTKAAMETYNVGDTFKATEPFNLSILYSDHPIYPYKKDWLLFDKITELTGVTLEPTIVPMSDYSQKRSLLISSGDAPLIIPKTYPGEESAFVSSGAVLPISDYIDLMPNFKDKVEKWGLEDELEGLRQEDGKYYVLPGLHEEVWPDYTLLVRTDVFEENNIAIPTTWDELYDAAKKLKEIYPDSIPFSDGFKFNSTLNIAATGFGTKAGWGFGNGLTYKEDQDEFVYTATTPEYKELLTYFNKLVSEALLDKESFTQDDDQAIQKFVSGKSFMINGNSQTLVLHRNDMNKTLGEGKYSVAKITVPGGPKGQLMSGSRLENGVMISGKIQKSENFKAIMQFIDWLYYSDEGQEFAKWGVEGETFTKEGGTRKLAEDVNYNGLNPKGTKDLRIDFGFSGGVFAYGGTTDLLQSMFSEEELKFQQDMKDTKEVIRQNRRFHTLPRTVNG, from the coding sequence ATGAATCGAAAGCCACGTAAGTATGTTGGTAAAATGGTGTTGGCAACAATGATGAGCGTTGTTCTGGCGGCATGTAGCAGCGGTAATGGAGCTGGAGGTGACGTCACAGAAGTTCAAACCAAGGCAGCGATGGAAACGTACAATGTAGGTGACACATTTAAGGCAACGGAGCCGTTTAATCTATCCATACTATATAGTGATCATCCTATTTATCCTTATAAGAAAGACTGGTTACTCTTCGATAAAATTACCGAACTGACGGGTGTTACACTTGAGCCAACGATTGTTCCCATGAGTGACTACTCTCAGAAGAGATCCCTTCTCATCAGTTCAGGCGATGCACCGCTGATTATTCCCAAAACCTATCCTGGTGAAGAATCTGCATTTGTATCTTCCGGTGCGGTCTTGCCCATTAGTGATTACATTGATTTGATGCCAAACTTCAAGGATAAAGTGGAAAAATGGGGTTTGGAAGATGAACTCGAAGGACTTCGGCAAGAAGATGGAAAGTACTATGTGCTCCCGGGTCTGCATGAAGAAGTATGGCCGGATTATACATTATTGGTAAGAACGGATGTTTTTGAAGAAAATAACATCGCCATCCCGACAACATGGGACGAATTGTATGATGCAGCCAAAAAGCTGAAAGAAATCTACCCGGATTCCATTCCATTTTCGGATGGATTTAAATTCAATAGTACATTGAACATCGCTGCTACCGGCTTTGGTACCAAGGCTGGATGGGGTTTTGGTAATGGATTGACGTATAAGGAAGATCAGGATGAATTTGTATACACGGCTACAACACCAGAATACAAAGAGCTGTTGACCTACTTTAACAAGTTGGTATCTGAAGCATTGCTGGACAAAGAAAGTTTTACACAGGATGACGATCAGGCAATACAGAAATTTGTATCCGGCAAATCTTTTATGATTAACGGCAACTCCCAAACGCTGGTGCTGCACCGCAATGATATGAACAAAACGCTCGGAGAAGGTAAATACTCTGTTGCGAAGATTACAGTTCCTGGTGGCCCAAAAGGTCAATTAATGTCTGGCTCCAGACTTGAAAACGGTGTCATGATCTCCGGAAAAATTCAAAAAAGCGAAAACTTCAAAGCCATTATGCAATTTATTGATTGGTTATACTATAGTGATGAGGGTCAAGAGTTTGCCAAATGGGGCGTTGAAGGCGAAACATTTACCAAAGAGGGCGGAACACGTAAATTGGCAGAAGACGTCAACTATAATGGTTTGAATCCAAAAGGAACGAAGGATCTGCGTATTGACTTTGGATTCTCTGGTGGTGTATTTGCTTACGGCGGTACAACAGATCTGCTGCAATCCATGTTTAGTGAAGAAGAGTTGAAATTCCAGCAAGACATGAAAGATACCAAAGAAGTGATCCGGCAGAACCGCCGATTCCATACTCTTCCGAGGACCGTGAACGGGTAA
- a CDS encoding HAD family hydrolase: MALKAILFDLDDTLLWDERSVREAFHETCLIAAKETGVKPEELEEAVRNEARGLYESYETFPFTKMIGINPFEGLWANFTGGDQPEFRQLEQLAPVYRKESWRRGLLKLGIDREDLAEQLAAQFGVERRSRPHVYEETMDTLRQLHGKYKLLLLTNGCPALQQEKLDGVPELTPFFDEIIISGNFGKGKPDPSIFEHALSKLGVKPEESMMVGDKLTTDIRGALSSGIQSVWINREHKTNNETYAPDHEITHLSELDQLIAKF; the protein is encoded by the coding sequence ATGGCGTTAAAAGCGATTTTGTTCGACCTGGATGATACTTTATTGTGGGATGAGCGTAGTGTTCGAGAAGCTTTTCATGAGACTTGTCTCATTGCGGCTAAAGAGACTGGTGTTAAACCAGAAGAACTTGAAGAAGCGGTTCGTAATGAGGCACGCGGGCTGTATGAATCTTATGAGACCTTTCCTTTTACCAAAATGATTGGAATCAATCCATTTGAGGGCCTATGGGCTAACTTTACGGGTGGGGATCAACCTGAGTTCCGTCAGTTGGAACAACTTGCTCCAGTGTACCGTAAAGAATCCTGGCGTCGTGGCTTGTTGAAGTTGGGTATAGATCGGGAAGATCTTGCTGAACAACTGGCCGCACAGTTTGGAGTAGAACGGAGATCCAGACCTCATGTATACGAAGAAACGATGGATACCTTGCGTCAGTTACACGGAAAGTACAAACTGTTGCTGTTAACGAACGGTTGTCCTGCTTTGCAACAAGAGAAGTTGGATGGTGTTCCTGAACTGACTCCTTTCTTTGATGAAATTATTATCTCGGGTAACTTCGGAAAAGGAAAACCAGATCCGTCGATATTTGAACATGCTTTGAGTAAACTGGGTGTCAAACCCGAAGAGAGCATGATGGTGGGGGATAAGTTGACGACTGATATTCGTGGTGCTTTATCATCTGGCATCCAATCCGTGTGGATTAATCGTGAACATAAGACCAACAATGAAACCTATGCACCTGACCATGAAATAACGCATTTATCGGAATTAGATCAGCTTATTGCTAAGTTCTGA
- the lexA gene encoding transcriptional repressor LexA: MSKISSRQQAILEFIRNEVRLKGYPPSVREIGEAVGLASSSTVHGHLDRLEKKGLIRRDPTKPRAIELLSQEESEHSHQFAHSVARIPVVGKVTAGVPITATENIEDYFPLPTHYVGEQKVFMLSVVGDSMVEAGIVNGDYVIVRQQQTADNGDIVVAMTEDDEATVKTFYKEKDHIRLQPENATFEPLRLKHVSILGKVIGLFRDIH, from the coding sequence ATGTCGAAGATATCCAGCAGGCAGCAGGCAATTCTGGAGTTTATACGAAATGAAGTCCGGTTGAAGGGGTATCCTCCTTCCGTACGGGAAATTGGGGAAGCTGTTGGACTGGCTTCCAGCTCAACAGTACATGGACATTTGGATCGTTTGGAGAAGAAAGGTTTGATCCGACGCGACCCTACCAAGCCAAGAGCCATTGAGCTTTTGAGCCAAGAAGAATCTGAGCATTCCCATCAATTTGCTCACAGCGTTGCACGTATTCCTGTCGTTGGTAAGGTTACAGCCGGGGTTCCAATCACTGCAACCGAGAACATTGAAGACTACTTCCCTCTTCCTACACATTATGTAGGTGAACAGAAAGTGTTTATGCTTTCGGTAGTCGGAGATAGTATGGTCGAAGCAGGAATCGTTAACGGAGATTACGTTATTGTCCGTCAACAGCAGACTGCTGATAACGGCGATATCGTCGTTGCCATGACGGAAGACGATGAAGCTACAGTGAAAACGTTCTATAAAGAGAAAGATCATATTCGCCTTCAACCGGAGAATGCGACTTTCGAGCCTTTACGTTTGAAGCACGTTAGTATTCTGGGTAAAGTCATTGGCCTTTTCCGAGATATTCATTAA